Proteins from a single region of Hydrogenobacter sp.:
- a CDS encoding DUF167 domain-containing protein encodes MIIEVRAKPKAKKEYVKVIADSLYEVATKEPPQEGRANERIAELLSEHFGIPKNRVKLIKGERSRVKLFRLDL; translated from the coding sequence ATGATAATTGAGGTGAGAGCAAAACCTAAAGCAAAAAAGGAGTATGTGAAGGTAATTGCTGACAGTTTGTATGAAGTTGCGACTAAAGAGCCTCCGCAAGAGGGGAGAGCTAACGAAAGGATAGCTGAGCTTCTTTCCGAACACTTTGGCATACCCAAAAACCGTGTAAAACTGATAAAAGGAGAAAGGTCAAGGGTTAAACTTTTTCGGTTAGATTTATGA
- a CDS encoding HAD-IA family hydrolase has product MRLKLFIFDLDGTLIDSHLDIGMCVNSVLRDLGKDEVCPEDIKKLIGGGARKLIEKLFPDNEVEIALKLFRKYYRENPVVYTRSYEGIKEVLTYLKAEGNYLAVVTNKMEDLSVEILRRLNLSQYFDIIVGGDTFPEKKPSPLPVRKVLDSLNVDNEHAIMIGDTDADVRAGKDAGVWTALATWGYVRLDGVKPDFILSKPADIINLTEKV; this is encoded by the coding sequence ATGCGCCTGAAGCTTTTCATTTTTGATCTTGACGGAACACTTATAGACTCTCACTTAGATATAGGCATGTGTGTAAACAGCGTACTTCGTGATCTGGGAAAAGATGAGGTGTGTCCTGAAGATATAAAGAAATTGATCGGAGGTGGAGCGAGAAAGCTTATAGAGAAGCTTTTTCCAGACAATGAGGTGGAAATTGCTCTGAAGCTTTTTAGGAAATATTACAGGGAGAACCCGGTAGTTTACACGAGGTCTTACGAAGGTATCAAAGAGGTTTTGACGTACCTTAAGGCAGAAGGAAATTACCTTGCTGTTGTAACCAACAAGATGGAAGATCTTTCTGTTGAAATACTTAGAAGACTAAATCTTTCCCAGTACTTTGACATTATAGTAGGCGGAGACACTTTTCCAGAAAAAAAACCTTCCCCATTGCCTGTAAGAAAAGTGTTGGACTCTTTGAATGTGGACAATGAGCATGCCATAATGATAGGTGATACGGATGCCGATGTGCGTGCAGGTAAAGATGCAGGTGTCTGGACAGCACTTGCAACATGGGGTTATGTAAGATTGGATGGTGTAAAACCCGACTTTATTCTTTCAAAACCAGCGGATATCATAAATCTAACCGAAAAAGTTTAA
- a CDS encoding thioredoxin fold domain-containing protein — MRKLVPIFILLMITLFSCKTSKSQSSAEIKDITPKGEHNLLIVESESCIYCKQLDKDMRSDERLKKALAGIDVYKLLYESNAKVRYKFGKEEGVSEENQIAKMLGVNSFPYLLFYDRKGDIVLSIPGYLEPETFACVLDYVKDNEYTRKKLQEYLKERKCA, encoded by the coding sequence ATGAGAAAGTTAGTTCCTATATTTATCCTTTTGATGATAACACTTTTTTCCTGTAAAACGAGCAAAAGCCAAAGTTCCGCAGAGATAAAAGATATAACACCTAAGGGTGAACACAATCTCCTAATAGTGGAGAGTGAGAGCTGTATTTATTGCAAGCAGTTGGATAAAGACATGCGCAGTGATGAAAGGTTAAAGAAGGCTCTTGCGGGTATAGATGTATACAAGCTACTTTATGAAAGTAACGCAAAGGTCAGATACAAGTTCGGTAAGGAAGAGGGTGTAAGTGAAGAAAATCAGATTGCAAAGATGTTGGGTGTAAATTCTTTCCCTTACCTTCTCTTTTACGACAGAAAGGGTGACATAGTCCTCAGCATCCCCGGTTATTTAGAACCTGAAACTTTTGCGTGCGTTTTGGACTACGTTAAGGATAACGAATATACAAGGAAAAAGCTTCAGGAATATCTGAAAGAGAGGAAATGCGCCTGA
- a CDS encoding MgtC/SapB family protein, whose protein sequence is MNFAEHLPFPLWEGLLRLSLSFIAGSLIGLEREKRRQPAGFRTHSVLALGSALMSILSLYIPYSYGQGTGVDPSRIASQVITGIGFLGAGAIIRIGVSIKGLTTAASLWTTAGIGLSIGAGMYLLSVFAFLLLLLTLSIMSKIEREFINTGNRYVIDITIDYVEDPISYLRDLIGNFRLRKISKINGGFQISVESELTQEMKYILLNKLLKEKSIRSLEIL, encoded by the coding sequence ATGAATTTTGCGGAACATTTACCTTTCCCTCTTTGGGAAGGTTTGTTGAGGCTTTCTCTCTCCTTTATTGCTGGATCTCTCATTGGGTTGGAGAGAGAAAAGAGAAGACAACCGGCAGGTTTTCGGACTCACTCTGTCCTTGCACTCGGCTCTGCTCTTATGAGCATACTTTCTCTGTATATACCTTACTCGTACGGTCAAGGGACAGGCGTTGATCCTTCAAGGATAGCTTCCCAAGTTATAACTGGTATAGGGTTTCTTGGCGCAGGCGCTATCATAAGGATAGGTGTTTCCATAAAAGGTCTTACCACAGCGGCAAGCCTTTGGACAACAGCCGGTATAGGTCTTTCCATAGGTGCGGGTATGTATCTTTTATCTGTGTTTGCGTTCCTACTTTTACTTCTTACCCTTTCCATAATGAGCAAGATAGAGAGGGAATTTATCAACACAGGTAACAGGTATGTAATAGATATAACTATTGATTATGTGGAAGATCCTATATCTTACTTGAGGGATCTTATAGGTAACTTTAGATTACGGAAGATATCAAAAATAAATGGTGGATTTCAGATAAGCGTAGAAAGTGAGCTTACGCAAGAGATGAAATACATACTTCTAAATAAACTCCTAAAAGAAAAGAGTATCAGGAGTTTAGAAATATTGTAA
- a CDS encoding ABC transporter ATP-binding protein yields the protein MNQTVIIFERVSKSYPFYSHMTAGLKKFLLTLPSSLRELRNRHFEALRDVSFEVYKGETFGIIGKNGAGKSTILGLIAGVIKPTKGKITVRGKVYPLLELGAGFHKELTGRENIILNGVLMGMTRKEVMKKMDSIIEFSELGEFIDQPLRTYSSGMVARLAFSVVAHLDPDILLIDEVLAVGDVNFQKKCLKKMKEFKDKGVTMIFVSHSIEEIRSVCDRVMWIDNHTIREMGKTEEVLEKYICDSTKVFTESSP from the coding sequence ATGAACCAAACGGTCATCATTTTTGAAAGGGTAAGTAAGTCTTATCCTTTTTATTCTCACATGACCGCAGGATTAAAAAAGTTCTTACTGACTCTACCTTCATCCCTCAGGGAGCTGAGAAATCGTCACTTTGAAGCTCTCAGAGATGTATCCTTTGAGGTCTATAAAGGTGAAACATTTGGGATAATAGGTAAAAACGGTGCGGGTAAAAGTACCATACTGGGTTTGATAGCAGGTGTAATAAAGCCCACAAAGGGTAAAATTACAGTCAGGGGGAAAGTTTACCCACTTTTGGAGCTTGGTGCGGGATTCCACAAAGAGTTGACAGGTAGGGAAAATATAATCCTCAACGGTGTTCTTATGGGTATGACGAGAAAAGAAGTTATGAAAAAAATGGACAGCATAATAGAATTTTCGGAACTGGGTGAATTTATTGACCAACCCCTAAGGACTTATTCCTCAGGTATGGTAGCGAGACTTGCCTTTTCCGTAGTGGCGCATCTTGATCCTGACATACTCCTCATAGATGAGGTTCTGGCTGTGGGTGACGTAAATTTTCAGAAGAAATGCCTGAAAAAAATGAAAGAGTTTAAGGATAAGGGAGTTACTATGATCTTTGTCTCGCACTCTATTGAGGAAATAAGAAGCGTGTGTGACAGGGTAATGTGGATAGACAATCACACTATACGTGAGATGGGAAAAACGGAAGAAGTTTTGGAAAAGTATATTTGTGATAGCACTAAGGTCTTTACAGAAAGCTCACCCTAA
- the hemE gene encoding uroporphyrinogen decarboxylase: protein MKDSPLLKSLRGEILERFPVWLMRQAGRYMKEYRELRKKERDFLSFCKNVELAIKVSLLPLELLGVDALIIFSDILVPLEPMGVSVEFKNGEGPTIFWNGNIKSLKRISYNSVEFVNEIIKGVKSAQKEVPIIGFCGAPFTLLSYMIEGGSGKEVKNTKLYMWKGEGYHTLMNLLVENLLEYVKGQVLAGADIIQIFDSWAMYLPYEDYKDYAETYLRKLFEGIKKQFDVPLIYFYRGSGSFLHVLEDLPVDAISVDWTVDMVGAMKDIKKAFQGNLDPSVLYTDEDTIQRKVLELLRCIPRKTKYIFNLGHGLMPDMDFQKVKLLVDTVKSYKIA from the coding sequence ATGAAAGACAGTCCTCTTTTGAAAAGTTTAAGAGGGGAAATCTTAGAGAGATTTCCTGTGTGGCTTATGCGTCAAGCAGGAAGGTATATGAAGGAATATAGGGAATTAAGGAAAAAGGAGAGAGACTTTTTAAGCTTCTGTAAAAATGTAGAACTGGCTATTAAGGTAAGTCTTCTCCCCCTTGAACTTCTGGGTGTTGATGCTTTGATAATATTCTCGGATATACTTGTCCCCCTTGAGCCTATGGGTGTTTCTGTTGAGTTTAAGAATGGGGAAGGTCCCACAATTTTCTGGAATGGGAATATCAAAAGCCTCAAGAGGATATCTTATAACTCCGTGGAGTTTGTCAATGAGATAATAAAAGGTGTTAAATCTGCTCAAAAGGAGGTCCCGATTATAGGGTTCTGCGGTGCGCCTTTTACCTTACTCTCATACATGATAGAGGGTGGATCAGGGAAAGAAGTGAAGAACACCAAGTTATACATGTGGAAAGGAGAAGGATACCACACCTTGATGAATCTGCTTGTGGAAAACCTACTTGAGTATGTTAAAGGGCAGGTTCTCGCCGGTGCGGACATCATCCAGATTTTTGACAGCTGGGCTATGTACCTTCCTTATGAGGACTACAAAGATTATGCGGAAACGTACCTAAGGAAACTTTTTGAGGGAATAAAAAAACAGTTTGATGTACCACTCATTTATTTTTACAGAGGTTCTGGTTCTTTTCTGCACGTCTTGGAGGATCTTCCCGTAGATGCTATCTCTGTTGACTGGACTGTTGATATGGTCGGTGCTATGAAGGACATTAAAAAAGCTTTTCAAGGAAATCTTGATCCGAGCGTGTTATACACCGATGAAGACACAATACAGAGGAAGGTACTTGAACTTCTCAGGTGTATCCCGAGAAAGACGAAGTATATCTTTAACCTCGGACATGGGCTTATGCCTGATATGGATTTTCAAAAGGTTAAACTCCTTGTAGATACAGTAAAAAGCTACAAAATAGCATGA
- the trpE gene encoding anthranilate synthase component I, translating to MLSFSLEDVKELSKNYSVIPLFTEVLADTETPLSLFLKLRKEGQYNILLESAEGGTKWGRYSFIIRSSSFTFKYRKGYGEIFKRGKVWCFESKDPLNILRTLTKSFTPYRDNRLPRFWGGFVGYISYDIVKYYEPVKDEKPDTIGIYDIFMVLTDLVIIHDNLTGKIKILSPLFTDTDIEKEYEKAKASIQSVKEDIFRKYVFPVNYRDKEPDLSQWHCNMSKEEFKEVVIKAKEYIASGDVIQVVPSVRFSKAFRGKPEDIYRVLRFLNPSPYMYYLDLGHIKVIGSSPEVLVRLEEGKIQTRPIAGTRRRGQTEEEDRALEEDLLRDEKERAEHLMLVDLARNDIGRVSKPGSVKVKDFMRVERYSHVMHIVSDVIGELQDGLDAVDVIKATFPAGTVSGAPKVRAMQIIEELEPERRGVYAGSVGYISFQGNMDMAIAIRTAVLRGEEVFIQAGAGIVADSQPEKEWWESVNKAKALMKAVSIAEDQET from the coding sequence ATGCTGAGCTTTAGTTTGGAAGATGTAAAGGAACTTTCAAAGAACTACAGTGTTATACCATTATTTACCGAGGTTCTTGCTGATACGGAAACCCCACTCTCTCTTTTCCTCAAGTTAAGAAAGGAAGGACAGTACAACATCCTTCTGGAAAGTGCTGAGGGAGGTACAAAATGGGGGAGATACTCTTTTATAATAAGGTCATCCTCTTTTACCTTCAAATACAGAAAGGGGTACGGTGAGATATTTAAAAGGGGTAAGGTATGGTGTTTTGAGAGTAAGGATCCTCTCAATATACTCAGAACACTTACGAAAAGTTTCACTCCTTATAGGGATAATAGGTTACCACGCTTTTGGGGAGGGTTTGTAGGATACATAAGTTATGACATAGTAAAATACTACGAACCTGTAAAGGACGAAAAACCCGATACCATCGGGATTTATGACATATTTATGGTACTTACCGATCTTGTGATAATACATGATAACCTTACGGGTAAGATAAAGATCCTTTCTCCTTTGTTTACAGACACGGATATTGAGAAAGAATATGAGAAGGCAAAGGCGAGCATACAATCCGTAAAGGAGGATATATTTAGAAAGTACGTTTTTCCGGTAAACTACAGGGACAAGGAGCCTGATCTGTCTCAGTGGCATTGCAACATGAGTAAGGAAGAGTTTAAAGAGGTTGTAATTAAAGCAAAAGAATACATAGCTTCAGGTGATGTTATTCAAGTTGTACCATCCGTGAGATTTAGTAAGGCGTTTAGGGGAAAACCTGAAGACATATATAGGGTGCTTAGATTTTTGAATCCCTCACCTTACATGTACTATCTGGATTTAGGTCATATAAAAGTTATAGGATCTTCACCTGAGGTGCTTGTAAGACTTGAGGAAGGGAAAATACAGACGAGACCTATAGCAGGAACGAGAAGGAGAGGGCAGACGGAAGAAGAAGATAGAGCATTGGAAGAGGATCTTTTGAGAGACGAAAAGGAGCGTGCGGAACACCTAATGCTCGTTGATCTTGCAAGAAACGATATAGGAAGAGTATCCAAACCGGGAAGCGTAAAGGTAAAAGACTTTATGAGGGTGGAAAGATACTCTCACGTGATGCATATAGTAAGCGATGTTATAGGTGAACTGCAGGATGGTTTGGATGCTGTAGATGTTATCAAGGCTACCTTTCCTGCTGGAACAGTATCTGGCGCTCCAAAAGTCAGAGCCATGCAGATCATAGAAGAACTGGAGCCAGAGAGGAGAGGTGTGTACGCAGGTTCTGTAGGCTACATATCCTTCCAAGGCAATATGGATATGGCGATAGCAATAAGAACGGCTGTATTGAGAGGAGAAGAAGTTTTCATTCAAGCTGGTGCAGGTATAGTGGCAGATTCTCAGCCAGAAAAGGAATGGTGGGAAAGTGTAAATAAGGCAAAGGCTCTTATGAAAGCTGTCAGTATAGCGGAAGATCAGGAAACATAA
- a CDS encoding DUF4870 domain-containing protein, with protein sequence MEGRDLSIKRLRNNALLVYILYMAGLFIGFIPIVAGVIVAYIKREDAKGTYIESHFNYQIKTFWITLIVGILGILTIPVFIGFVVLSAMFIYYMYRVIKGIVYLNDEKPL encoded by the coding sequence ATGGAAGGCAGGGATCTATCCATTAAGAGGCTGAGGAATAACGCCTTACTCGTTTATATACTTTATATGGCTGGACTGTTCATCGGGTTTATTCCGATCGTAGCAGGTGTTATAGTAGCATACATCAAGAGGGAAGATGCTAAAGGTACTTACATTGAGTCCCACTTTAACTATCAGATAAAAACTTTTTGGATCACCTTAATAGTAGGCATTCTTGGAATATTAACTATACCTGTCTTTATAGGTTTTGTAGTACTTTCTGCTATGTTCATTTATTATATGTACCGTGTTATAAAAGGGATAGTATACTTAAATGATGAGAAGCCTCTTTAA
- the secF gene encoding protein translocase subunit SecF, with translation MKQIDFMALRFYAYVISAVLVIVSILSLYWKGLNLGLDFTGGTVIEVRYFPKVDIGKVREAVEKAGLSSVQVQDTASGTVLVKLKIGEPKEKALDALRKLGNAEIVSMETIGGVISSELRKKAMWSLLVAIGGILLYLGYRFEPVWSLSGIIALAHDVLVVIGAYSLTQKEINLDVVASFLIVAGYSVSDTVVVFDRIRENLKIRKTADLKQIINLSINQTLARTLMTSMTVFVVAFALFLLGGPVLSNIMFAFVIGIAVGTLSSIFVASALMLDIKRKFFKVGLQKA, from the coding sequence ATGAAACAGATAGACTTTATGGCTTTGAGGTTTTATGCGTATGTAATCTCTGCGGTTCTAGTGATCGTAAGCATCCTTTCACTTTACTGGAAAGGTCTCAATCTTGGACTTGACTTCACTGGAGGAACGGTAATAGAGGTAAGATACTTCCCAAAAGTTGACATAGGTAAAGTGAGAGAGGCTGTGGAAAAAGCAGGATTAAGCTCTGTGCAAGTTCAAGATACAGCTTCCGGTACTGTCTTAGTAAAACTCAAAATTGGAGAACCAAAGGAAAAAGCTCTTGATGCTCTCAGAAAGCTCGGGAATGCAGAAATAGTAAGTATGGAAACCATAGGTGGAGTTATAAGCAGTGAACTTAGGAAAAAAGCCATGTGGTCACTTCTCGTAGCTATAGGTGGAATACTCCTTTATTTAGGATACAGGTTTGAACCCGTATGGTCTCTTAGCGGTATAATCGCTCTCGCTCACGATGTGCTTGTAGTTATAGGCGCTTACTCTCTTACGCAGAAGGAGATAAATCTTGATGTAGTGGCTTCCTTTCTTATAGTTGCTGGTTACTCTGTATCAGACACAGTTGTGGTTTTTGACAGGATAAGGGAGAACTTGAAGATTAGAAAGACAGCAGACCTTAAACAGATAATAAATTTGTCAATAAATCAAACTTTAGCGAGAACTCTTATGACCTCTATGACAGTTTTTGTAGTGGCTTTTGCCTTATTCCTCTTGGGCGGTCCTGTTTTGTCTAATATAATGTTTGCCTTTGTTATAGGTATAGCTGTTGGTACTCTGTCTTCCATATTTGTTGCAAGTGCTTTAATGCTGGATATAAAAAGAAAGTTTTTTAAAGTGGGGCTTCAAAAAGCTTAA
- a CDS encoding ABC transporter permease, with product MIVYLFDLVYVLTQKEIKVRYKNSVFGYFWSVMHPLAFALMFYLAFKVFMKVRLEDYPLFLITGLFPWQWFSNSVSSSLFVLMDNASLIKKLNFPRELIPLSSVINHSLHFLLSLPVILLFMYFYDKSPSLWFVLYLICLFLPQFMINYGVSLVVSSLHLFFRDLDRLVSILLTLLFYLTPVIYSEDMIPHNYRYILYLNPISGLLINWRRLFLDEPLDIHFMLLSYFYAFVIFLSGYALFKKLSWKFAEVL from the coding sequence ATGATCGTGTATCTGTTTGATCTTGTATATGTTCTCACCCAGAAGGAAATAAAGGTCAGGTACAAAAATAGCGTATTTGGGTATTTTTGGTCTGTTATGCATCCCCTTGCCTTCGCTTTAATGTTTTACTTAGCCTTTAAAGTTTTTATGAAAGTTAGACTGGAGGACTATCCTCTCTTTTTAATAACGGGATTGTTCCCTTGGCAGTGGTTTTCTAACTCGGTAAGCTCTTCCCTTTTTGTGCTTATGGATAACGCTTCTCTTATAAAAAAGCTTAACTTTCCCAGAGAGCTTATACCTCTCTCGTCAGTTATAAATCACTCTTTGCACTTTCTCCTATCATTGCCGGTCATATTACTTTTTATGTATTTTTATGATAAAAGTCCGAGTCTTTGGTTTGTCTTATATTTGATATGCCTTTTTTTGCCACAATTTATGATTAACTACGGTGTATCCCTTGTGGTTTCTTCTCTGCATCTTTTTTTTCGTGATTTAGATAGGCTGGTGAGTATACTTCTTACCCTTTTGTTTTACTTGACACCCGTCATTTACAGTGAGGATATGATACCGCATAATTACAGATACATACTCTATCTCAATCCTATATCCGGACTCTTGATAAACTGGAGAAGATTATTCTTGGATGAGCCTCTTGACATTCACTTTATGTTGCTAAGCTATTTCTACGCTTTCGTTATATTTCTTTCAGGTTACGCACTTTTTAAGAAGCTGTCTTGGAAGTTCGCAGAGGTTTTGTAA
- a CDS encoding tRNA (guanine(26)-N(2))-dimethyltransferase gives MIREGKVFLDIKLPQVISSRMPVFYNPDMVVNRDMSLLIVLAFVGEGAVVCDPMGASGVRSLRFLLEAGASKVIYNDINLKALEEFKRLIEINGADGSKIEFYSEDASLLLRKLKGCDYVDIDPFGSPVTFLESGILPVKRSGLLGVSATDTAVLSGTYPLTCIRRYGSKPLLEAEFYHEVGIRILIKKVVEEGAKMDFAIIPIFCYSHKHHFKVFFKKELGARRADEVLKNLGYITYCSNCLYREVARLESMKEFCPICTNKMLYAGPLWIGKLWDEKLVDKVWELKDRIILSQNSLKLLKRIKEEAKKQTVGFYTLSAIGERLKVSNLPTLKKIIFLTDGTRTHFSGEGFRTLLNHRDLLKLVENIKG, from the coding sequence ATGATAAGAGAGGGAAAAGTCTTTCTTGATATAAAGCTACCTCAGGTTATATCCTCGCGTATGCCTGTCTTTTACAACCCTGATATGGTTGTAAACAGGGATATGAGTCTTTTGATCGTTTTAGCTTTTGTCGGTGAAGGTGCTGTTGTATGTGATCCAATGGGCGCAAGCGGTGTGAGGAGTCTTAGGTTTCTCCTTGAGGCAGGGGCATCCAAAGTCATATACAACGATATAAACCTAAAAGCTTTGGAGGAATTTAAAAGACTTATAGAGATAAATGGTGCTGATGGTTCTAAAATAGAATTCTATTCGGAAGATGCCTCTTTGCTTTTGAGAAAGCTGAAGGGATGTGACTATGTGGATATAGATCCTTTTGGATCGCCTGTAACATTCTTAGAGAGTGGGATTCTCCCCGTGAAGAGATCCGGTCTTTTAGGTGTTTCCGCGACAGACACCGCGGTGCTTTCTGGAACTTATCCTTTGACGTGTATAAGAAGATACGGTTCAAAACCGTTGCTTGAAGCTGAATTTTACCACGAAGTAGGTATAAGGATACTCATAAAAAAGGTTGTAGAAGAAGGAGCTAAAATGGATTTTGCCATTATACCTATATTTTGTTACTCTCACAAGCATCACTTTAAAGTCTTCTTCAAAAAGGAGTTAGGTGCAAGGAGAGCTGATGAAGTATTGAAAAATCTTGGATACATCACATACTGTTCAAACTGTCTGTATAGGGAAGTTGCGCGCTTGGAAAGTATGAAAGAGTTCTGTCCAATTTGCACAAATAAAATGCTCTATGCTGGACCTTTGTGGATCGGTAAGCTCTGGGATGAAAAGCTCGTAGATAAAGTATGGGAGCTGAAAGATAGGATCATCCTAAGTCAAAATAGTCTAAAACTCCTCAAAAGAATAAAGGAGGAGGCAAAGAAACAAACTGTGGGCTTTTACACACTTTCTGCAATAGGAGAAAGGTTAAAAGTAAGCAACCTACCTACACTGAAAAAGATAATTTTCCTCACAGATGGTACAAGAACTCACTTTAGTGGAGAAGGCTTTAGAACGCTTTTGAATCATAGAGATCTTCTCAAACTTGTGGAGAACATAAAAGGATGA